The DNA window aaaattaaagtatTAATGATTATGCTAATACAAGAGACAAAGATATTTTTCGAGTAGAAAAAAACCTGTTCCAGATTTGGAAAAGAAAAGCAACATACTCCAAGTTTGAGCGGTATATCTGCCAATAATCAATGTAGTAATTAACGATGATAATGTATTTTGCGTGTTCATTTGAAGCAGTTATGCTGTTCTTTCAtgttgtactttttttttaaaatggtcgTTGCCCAGTTACGTAATAATCTAATACGATTCTTTGTTCTCTCTTAAAAACCAAGATTAAGCATGCGACGGTGGCGTTCTCATTAGAGAATTAATGGCCGATGAAGCCGCCCAACAAGTTTTAAACAGTTTATCAAATATCGTTCTGatacattaatttaaacaaattgcTATTTTCAAGCGTTTTAGTATCGTCAGATTCCGAGAGACGCTTGGCATATTTGTGGAATAAGTAACTGTTACATACAAGTTACGACATTCAGCTCTGCGTTTGTTACTGTGTCATACCGCAACAGCAAGCTTGTTCTTGTAGAAATTTATTGGCACTGTCATTAATCACTACAAAATGAGCGTCAGTTtaatgagagagaaagaaaacaaCCAATCTGTACGACAGTTTGGTTCTTATTTTAAAGTCACGTCTTAATTGAGAAATGCACGTGAAAACAATCAGAACTCAATCTTAAGCAGGTTCTTAACAATGGGTTGAACGGCGTAcgttttcttttgaaattataatgtttatatttatgtatAGAAACCATCTGTGAGCTTTCCTCTTTCTACTGAATTCATCTAAGACCAACTATAACTATTGATGATATCACCTCCTAGAAACAAAGCCCTATAAATCCCAACGGGGCTATACAGAGCCACAATCAAAACACTTCTAGCCATGCTGAAAGTCTTTAGAGATCATTAATTGCGCAatcaaaatgtataaattttcaCGATATTGCAGAGCAGTGGAAAATAAGGTGGCATCATTAAGTTGTGTGTTTGAAATAGCTCCGACATGTAATTGGATAAATACTTCCAGGATGCGAAACAGATGATTTATGACATGAATTATTTGTTCCAAGTCCTTCTCTTTGTGAAGTCTTGAATGGTTTTTCAATCGTTTTAACCTATTGGGGAAAAATACAGCGTCAAACTTAAACGATGGGTGGCGACGTCAAAATACGGCATAAAAGTTAAATGGCGTCCGAAAACAAACGAAGGAATGCCATTCTCACTTTATCAACCATTACCCTGTTTTGTTTGGTCGAAAAGACTTTTCTttctatattttgaaaaactatATGTATCAACGATGTATCAAAGAAGAATTAACACGTTAAACCTTTTCCAAGAACTACTTTTGATTCCAAACTCTTGATGACAAATGTTTAGCCATATTGGCTAATGGGTCATTTTTGCAATATTCATGTAATGGATCAATTAGATATGCCTCGCTGAATCAAACGCGGCCATCTGCTGAAAAACACCCTTTTCCCATCAGTTGgtgaaaacatataaaaattcaaagttaGTGTAATATAGAATTGTAACTTAAGATATCTGTGCTAGATTCTTGGGTTATTTTGGGtttcaaaattgaatcaaattcTAAAAGCACAACactatttccttttttaatacGTTTTTAAAACCGCTTTTTAAAACGTGCATTAATCTATATTCTATAAGGCAGATTGTAATCATATGtgcaaataaataattaatacagGTGATActcgatggctcgaacttcgatctctcgaagttcttgatctctcgaagtgaACTCACGgtcccaattttttttcctatataaCTAAGTAAAttaactcttgatctctcgaactcCGATttctcgaagttcttgatcttTCGAAGTAAAACCTGGGTCCCGTTATacaaatttcattgtttttcactcTTAATAAACTCGAAGTGCACGTGGTTGCTGTGTACACACGCGGCCAAACAAGcgtataataattattatagcTCCGCATGGACCTTACCTGGACGGTTGAGTGAATTCCTGGGGTTTTATACTTGGGGTTTGTATTTGGTTTTATATATTCAAATTGTTTTCTTTCGACAGCTTTCGGGTCACGTCACGGAGTTTCGGGCAGGTACCCGATCCCGAAGTTTATGGAGACGGACACCAATCTGACGGCGAGTGCTGGCGATAGGGCAGTGCTGGTCTGTAGGGTGGAGAATCTGGGGACCAGGGAGGTGAGGAACAAATCAATGCTACACCGgcgattttttattattattataaaattcatatttatattattaaatttcattttttttttgggcgATTTGAACTTAGTTTTTGCATATATGATTCATACAATggattggaaacaagttcttacaaaAATCTCTCTTAATATGTTCATGCATGTAGTTACTGaactttttatactgtatatatattacGGTTATACAAACATAAATTTATCTGGTTTAGCAATTAAACATGTTGATTGTCGATCCTAAACTCAATGAGCccataattaaaatatgtatacataagtcaaaaaaattgtttttgccATCTATCTGATGATAATTTATTCCCTATGACAACCTCTCTATGATGATAATGTCATCAATTTGTTGCAGTTTATCAAATAGATGCTTTCTTTCttggaaatacatgtttattttcaagaaaaaacaTGACAATTTTTTCCTGAGCGCTCGTTTCGTCGACGCGGATGTATGTGTCGTGTTGTGTCTACAATGTATCAGAGATTCTGTGATAATTGTCGAGGAACCTTCAGAAAGTGCGAGCAAGTATAGGGTCAAGTTGTGCAGAACAGCCGTTTTTGTCCTTATCGTATAGAAACGCATGCTTATCATCATCTATAACCACCACGAGATCAAGACATATACATGCAATGCTCAAAGAGTAGTCAATGGTATGGACATTTGGTACACAGGAAGGCACTGAATATGTCACAACATTGCGTTGGCCGACATTTACTTGGCGAACTCAAGAACAAGTGCTCACctacaaaaaaaaactacagagaaataaattttcatttggcCAAACAACCCCAAGAACCCCAGCGTGTCGTGCGGTACGATAATCAAAGAATCGGTGCAAATCTGCGGAGCCATTCTCATCAGCGGTTGACAAATTCCCACCCAATTCCATTAATTACAGTTGGTTGTAGTCTGAGAGTAACTAGCCCGGTAGCGTGATTCAGCCAGAACAAATGAAATTACCGAGATATTGTCTAAAAGATCAAAACTCGATATCGTGAATTCAATTGCAGGAAGAGCAGGTTGTGGACACCTATTGCACATATAACCTCCCTCTCAACTCCAGACGTCAACGCACAGACAAGCCATGACTGGGAGctattgtttatcaattgtttGTGATGAGTGTTTAATGACTCGCCACCTATTCCATTATTTCATTAAGAGTAGGTAGCAGAAACCGAGTAGAAGTAACGGAGAAATAATCACAGTAACCCCATTCAAGTCAGGAGTTTTCTCTGAAAccttttggtttgtttttttttatgttgctTCTTTCGATCTGATTACCACCTGATTGAGTATGAGGATGCGTAACTTAAAAATTTAGTTAGACCCTGCAAAGAGAAACCTTCAACGTTTGAGTAAAGAGAAAAATAGGAAACACGTATTTGACAGAATAACGTATTTCAGTTGTTCTTCAATGCTTTCTCTTACATATCAGAATAAAAATGTATAGTTCATTGTttgatacacatgtatttttcCAACTTAATCGACATATGATCATGAAACTCGTTTAAATCAAGAACACTGTCCAGAACCTTTCAATGTGTGGTCTACGctacaaataaattttataacataCCAAACATCGTAAAATTCCAGTACCCACGTTTTTAATCAGTTTTGACAATTTGTTTGTAAGTAAATTTTCTCCAAAGATTTTTGCAACGTATTGCTGATGAATCAAAGCATAACTTAGGCAAAATATGCGTCGGTCTTACAAAAGGACATGATGTACTTATTTATCACAAAATGGTGTCTTATTTTTGCGAGAAATTAATGAttgtctttttatttcttttgaagaTAATCTGGAGGAAGCTGCCCAGTGTGACGCCATTGACCATTGGTGGATATGTTTACGTCAACGATGTAACCATTTCTGTGGAGCATGCGCGGGAGTCAGAGGACTGGAAACTGATTATTTCCGGTGCACATTCCAGACACAGCGGGGAGTACGAGTGTCAAGTGCCCACTGCCGACAAACAGATGCGGAAGCAGTTCTACCTCACCGTTACAGGTAAAGCTGGCCAGCGGAGTCATACCTAGCTGGTGTCACATTAAAGTGGCTTTGACAAGGGAGTGTGTACATTATAATCATCAACAGTCAACACAGTCAAATCGCTGCCAACAGCAGATCCCTATTCCCTATATCAAACAGAATATCCTTGACTTTTCGTACTCCAAAACATCCTAAATCAGATCGAAAATACAGCCTGAAGATTAAGTAATATAATGCGTTTCAGAAAGAAAATGCTTGTGCATGCATCTTGAATAAACTaatttatatatcttaaaagAATTCTTTTAGAGCGATTTTCCTCAACAGagcgtgatttttttttatgtattttaaaaaatatcggGATTCTAAGAGCGGGAATTATTGGTTAGAACTCTAACACACACCCAAACACACActgagctctctctctctctctctctctctctctctctctctctctctctctctctctctctctctctctctctctctctctctctctctctctctctctctctctctctacaacAATAGAGGCAATCCGTTTCTCGACCATTATAAAGTACTTCAGGAAAATAGGTCCGACAATTGTGTTTTCGTCAAATTACTGTCATCTTTGATATATTGTTGGTTTGGCCTATCTTAGCAATCTTTGACACCCTTCCATATCCGCTTCCGTTATGAGTCACATGATGCGCATACATTACTTGCTAAAGAAACGGTTTATTTATTGAGATGAGAAAACTTTGCCACCACCACTTGGAAAGGAAAACATCCACACAAATTTAAAGATATGGAACTTTGCTTTTGTgttgttgtaaaatatattatttgtctGAGGTAGAGGGTACAGTATATATTCAAAACGGCAAATAAATTGGTTACTATAGtcaacattataaataaaattttaatcttattGCCTGCTAAAGTGCATCTCAATTTAAATGCCACCGATGAAGCttatatttaagaattaaaaGTCCTAAAGGTTCCATTGCCAAAGTATAAGAATGCGGTTAATCTGGGCCGCATCGATAGAAGAATTGTGCATCtgagtatattaaatattatgacCAGTTCTCCTGTAATCACTGGTTTATAACTTCCTATGGAAGGTTATAGGGTCAcagacattaatttaaaaagagtTGGAAAAATTGATAGGTATACCCACATGACCCCTCACCCTCAACCTTCCTGTTTTAAAGTATGCTTTTTTATATTCTCTTTACAATATTAATAATGTTTATTTGATTTAGACATTGATACCATGTTGTATTATCTTAATATTGTAGAAAAATCCGATCGCTTTCCACATCAGTCTCATTCAAAAGAAGGTAAATGaatgttgagagagagagagagagagagagagagagagagagagagagagagagagagagagagagagagagagatcgcaATCAAAAGAATCTTTTTGTGGAAACTATTCATGACAACTCCAGTTTTCTGTTTAGAGCCATTCAGATACTACTGCCATGTTTTACTGTTTCGTTGATGGTATTTTCGAGTCTGATAAGGAGctaataaaatgtaatattcctttgatttgaaatttaaagacgACTTTAATTTGAGTTTCATGGCTTTATAATTCCAAGTAACGTAAGCCTTCTTTGTCCTCTATCTTGCAGTCATCTACATATCTGACAGACAGCATGTAAATACGGACGAACCGTTCGAGATATCCTGCAATGCCACAGGAGATGACTTCGTTCCTGATAATATTGACTGGTTTAAAAATGGTCAAAAACTTCAGAGTGATGTCGAAAAAGGTGTCAGCATCAAATTTTCTGTGAGCATGGAAACCAAGACGATCAAGAGTACGTTTCGAGTCGCGCACGCGAACATGACCGATGCCGGAACCTACACGTGCCGCACGTCCAACAGTCTCGTGGAGTCCACATCAGTCGTTGTGCTGTATGGTTAGTACAAATAAATGATCTTCATTTATCATTAAATCACACTAACATTGCGCAACAAAGACTTTTTGTCACCATTAATTGACATTAGGAGTGATAGTGTTTAACGTCTTCTGATTAGACGGGATGCTGATATCAGAATACTGGTCCGTATCTCGGTTGCTTGGTTAGCAGAAATTGCACTCTGTTGCCATTAAACAGTGTCATCTTACTCCAAACATTAATTTGCAAATCGAGTTCGATTTGTATCCCAAGACATCACGGTTGGGAACTGATTGATTTTAGGCTTTGGCTGTTTGACAGGGTTTGATAAATGAGACACTCGGCAGATTGAATTCCCCCCAGACGTGGTTTTTGGTTAACAGGACAGGATTTTTTGTATTTCCTGGTTACGCAAGCATTCATTGTTTTCCATTTTTCATACGTGTCAAAAATCACAAGACACTTCAATATGTCCAGTGCAAACTAATTCTTGCATTTCATTGGGAAGTATGGAATTACATATCATTTAGTCTGTTCTGAACtcgatacatgtataaatagtcATTGATTATTTGTGTTAAAAGGAATGTCAAGTCTAAAGCTTTATCTACTTCTTTTTTCAGCTACAAGCAAGAACAGCAAAAGAGGTAAGATCAATGGGGGAGATGCACCGACCCGcctacaggttttttttttaattacgcGGAATTTAATCAACAGCCGAATTACAGCCCAAAGTCCAAGATCCTTTTACTCGACAAGTAGCAGAATTTCTtagttgtctttttttttcttattagaaAATAACTTTGTAGAAGTGGGTTCTATCGCTAATAGTTACATATCTCCGACCAATTAGACGCTAGCATGCATCTGAGCTCCTGTAAATTGAGCGCAGTAAATTGTCAGTCTTGGAAGAATTAACGAACTAACTTGATACATTATGTACATAAGGGTTGTTAAGAGAACTTAATTTCtacaattttgatatatatacatcttTTTAACAGTCCTTAatctaataaatgtattttgaaaatatatgcacTTGCGGACCAATGAATCAAAATTCATTATAGAATATGAGGTTTTAACTTTGAAGACGTCTAATTATTAAACTCGTTTGATTTGTGAATGTCTATTTTCTCTTTTTCCAGTGATTTACCCAGAACAAGTACACTCGCCTTCGTCCTGGGCCAACCATCTTCATTCGTCGCCCTCTTGTCATCTGTTTATATCAATCATAATTGTTTTGTTACACATGGTGTGAAAATGTtctctaatttatttttttaatatggcCAGTTTTCTACAAATacaaacaggtacatgtataatggcgTGTTCTGACGGCGTATGACTCCCACTACCACAAACTTTCAATATAATATGTAGCACATATactacatatgtatatatttggAAAAATATCCTAATGGCGACAACTGGTTAGCATTCGTCAAATTTATGAGAATTAGTCAACAGTCTCAAAATATTCGAGATTCTTGTGAGTTTCTGCTTTAAGAGACTGTTCCTTTTAACGGTTTCTCCGATTGCTGACTATCCATTTCGGACTATTTACACCAAACATGGTTGTCCGCCACATCGGTGTGGAGTTTCAATGCGCATGCCTGCCATCTATAAGGTAAACTGTGTAGGCGCGAACGTTATTGTGTCAAATCGATTATCAACTTAATTGTGATTTGAagtttgcacatttttatatttaataatctGGTTTTTGTTTATGGTCATATTTTATTCACGAGTCATTGATTTGATAACatttcatatgaattttatgtaTGTATTCAACCTTTCTAGACACCTGCCATTGTATTATAGCTATTATAATATTTCACGTTTTATTCCCCCTATTCATTCCACTTCGACATAACGTtcatgttgttttcattttattttcaactatATCATTGTCTACAAGTTGCAATTCAATTCGAATGTATCTGGTAAAAAATGCTAAATCTTGTACGTGTGGAAAACAGTCATGTACAGGTAATATTTAATAGTTTCTCGACttgtttgtattatttaaaaaaaatcgatgattaacaacatcaacaaatatcatttataaCGAGTTTATGCGTGACATGGTATATTTTCCATGTGTCGAATGCCACTGACGAAATCATGTAGGTCAACATACGTATATATTGAGACAGTTTATAGACGTTTTACTGtgaatttgaatattaattagaaaatttgatttgaagtaattttcattgtttcaaataaaacaattttaacatttacagaTTTTTTCTCTGTATACTGTCCTTACCTCTCTAATTAAGTCACGTGGAGTTATACTAGTTTATTTAATTCTGTACCAAAGTATATGTCACATGAATAAATTGTTTCAATTGTACGTTAGACTTGGTCTTTTTTTACTACATCGTCAGAACGTATCTTTATACACTGACATGGATGTTGGCATGCATTGTCacaaaaatctctctctctctctctctctctctctctctctctctctctctctctctctctctctggggtCTGCGTCGATGAGATCTTAGAGAAAGTATTTTAAGCAAGTTGCATGGAGTTATTGTAACTTGACTCTCGGGGGTACATGTGGAACCTCTGCCGAGGTTTACATGTGAGAAATGGATCAGTTCACAtgtattgaaccccccccccccccccagcggtTTGTGTAATTTGCGGGGATGTTGTACTTTTACTGTTGAATGTAGTTACACTTGTACAAGTCAATAGAACGTAAACAGTCACAAATCGGTCAATCGTAGGAGGAAATCTAAATTACGTAATTACCGGTATAATGGTATCTCACTCGTCATGTTTTAAGTTCACTACGCACgtaatcattttcttttaaatcagtataaatatatttatgaatttagCACAGAAATATTAACATTTCATTATTACACAATATTCATCCAGAAAATCGAAAATCGatccatgataaaaaaaaaaaacacgtaaaTTTTTCCAAGAACTATGTTTTCATGCGGAAcgttttctaaaaataaaaataagaatagtCATTCTTTGATAATCAATTTacattaaacattttccctTTTTATGCACGCGAATTTTCAACTTCAAtgtgaaatgtttgaaacatatTCTGTAGGCCCACATCTAGAAATCaatgttcaaaaaattaattgactCTCGGCGTAAAATCAAGCAAACGTATAGAAAAAGTCgaaaattattttgatgaaattttgcaAGAGTTTTACTTTTAGCCCTCTGTCTAAAAATTGACATCACTGAACCCCATGTTAAATTATGTCAAGTACATACTAGGGATACATCAAAACAAACTGCATTGGATTTATGAAAAGTTTGATAATCAGGGAACAGAAGACTCGAGGGCCGCTGAGCATCGGCGGCCCCTGCGAGAGGAGCGCGGCGAGACCTGTCATAGTAGCAgaaagattttatttcaaatggtagcagaaagattttatttcaaatgaaatgttcttggttttgaaaaataacccagttttaagtgcaaaaaggtcataaAAAAACATTATGTTGCTTTATACagattttttcctttaaaaactCCATATTGCGTATAagttaaaagaatatttgatgtaaatattttgcttCGTAAAAAAGACTGGTGACAAATGTCAATACagtaaaaattgcatttttagtgcaaaaaggtcaaattaaatttcCTATTACTCCAATTAAGGGAATAACACTGACCCCATCTTCTCTTTATAGATCTCAAATGAGGATTTGTGGATTCTTTTTATTCCCATCCGGATGTGGCTATCAAATTTTTTCGCATCATCAATCTTTTTGACAGTCTCAAACATATTTCTCAATTGTTATTCGTAATTTACAAACTGAAACACGCTCTACATTCTTAATCGTTTCTGTGAGTTTAGAATGTGGAAAACATCTGTTTACAGAGCTCAGATGTTAATGCGTATTAAGGAAAAACTCAATTAAGTGCCCTTTTATCATCGTTTCTCAAACCTTTCTCTCAAATTTTCGAAGAAATGTTGTTCTAAAGTAAACATAAAATTCACCCAGATGAAGTCAAGAAAAATACAAACCTCTTATAGACAATGTTTATGAACGTTCATTAAATTGCTCAATTGATCTTATTACCAGTGATAATTCATCAGGTTGGGTGCTCTGAAATACAACATGTGGAACTTCAATTATATCCGTTTAAGAGATAATGTAAtgattgtttttgttaattttttatttcttttgctagccttaattaaaaataatccaGAACATGGTCAATAAAAGATATATTCTGTTGGTAGTGTAAAGGCTCCATTAACAGaaagttaacttttttttaaacttttggagtaataattatatatagagaatatctttaaactggtttcaaaatcagtttagaCTTTTCTTAACAAATAAAAACCACAGATGTTTTactgttgtttgtttgttttttatcttgcagagagagagagagagagagagagagagagagagagaatacgcATGCAGGAGTGTTATGAGATTGGATAACATCTATGTATTCATTTGAtggtaaatataaacttatCACAAATCAATAAATCCTTGACTCAGGCTTTACGTATTTCCTAGTTATCTTCTGCGTCATTTTAAGAATTGGTAGAGAAGGTTTTATTTACTATACAGGTATAcaagaaaaatgttttgaaaacataATTCTTTGTATCTGTGGGGAAAATTTCGTAATATGCgaacaatttcaaaatatgttgtttcttcGTAACATAAAAACGACGTTTCTCTCATGTAGATTTCCGGAAATATCCGTAATGattataagaaaagaaaattactATGATGTTTCCAGACCACCGCCAATGGCACTGCATGGTTATCTTTCATAACAAACAATCGCAATTGctataaaacaaagaaagtaaaaatgtttttcctCTGGGTTTTTTCGAGGTTTCCGACTTTTAACTCCGTGGAATTCGTCGACTAAATTGCATATCTAAACCATAAAGGTTGGCAACATAGATTAAGGGtcctaaaagaaataaaagccTCTCTGGTAATCTTGAAACCCCTGcgaataacaaaatataagcattacctGTCACAGTTAATGTGTACAGTAAGTTCCATACTTTTTAGCTCTAAACTGTTTTCAGCAAATAAAAGCGAGCGGACTTCCTAAAATTCTTTCGTTCTCACTGTGTTTGAATTAACATGATATAtcctattttgatttttttaaacacgtGTTTGGTTTTTACAGGTTTTGGTGTGGACAGTATTTCGAGATTTACAATTTgacaaatgataaataaaaatcgtagctcttaaaaatttgaaagttaagGTAGAAAACGAAatctaattttacaaaaaggACAATATATGATTAATAACTGTTAATTATTCATTTGTGGACCACAGGCGCctgacattgaaaatatttctttttactgtACAAGATTAGTCCTAGTACTATAATAATACATTATCATTACAGTACTAGGAATGAtcttaaagtaaaaaatatttggaacGTTTTTGTTTTGGCCCTTGTACGTTCAGTGTGGTGAAAATGCGTAATTTATTTTATGATGTACAAAATATATCCGTTGCAGCGATTATTGGAGAGGGATGGGGGCaaatgctgtaaaaaaaaaaatgactttggccaaaaaaaaattatatgtcatCGGCCAAATTGGTGTGGGATTACTCACTCAGTAAGTGAGTAAGAGAGAAGCAGGTTAACATACATGCATAGACAGTCAAAAGGTTGTCTGTATAACCTGCTTGTGTAACTGTTTACAATGAAAAGTTAACGAAGGGACATCCACAGtctattttttctctcttatctATTTTATTCACACTTTTGATGACGAAGACTGAATGCTTTCACTTTTGATTACTAAACCGACCTCTATGTTTGAAGTTACATAATTGCTGCTACAGTtcacagatacatgtaaattgcagTAGCATTTGGAGACCCATTTACGCTCTTTGAAAAGGAACAAACGGCTTTTTCTGTCCATTCTTATGGTCTCTGCTGCATAACCCATGAG is part of the Crassostrea angulata isolate pt1a10 chromosome 3, ASM2561291v2, whole genome shotgun sequence genome and encodes:
- the LOC128177998 gene encoding hemicentin-2-like isoform X1, which produces MKILNRDTCFSAVVFILLTIFTRAFGSRHGVSGRYPIPKFMETDTNLTASAGDRAVLVCRVENLGTREIIWRKLPSVTPLTIGGYVYVNDVTISVEHARESEDWKLIISGAHSRHSGEYECQVPTADKQMRKQFYLTVTEKSDRFPHQSHSKEVIYISDRQHVNTDEPFEISCNATGDDFVPDNIDWFKNGQKLQSDVEKGVSIKFSVSMETKTIKSTFRVAHANMTDAGTYTCRTSNSLVESTSVVVLYATSKNSKRVIYPEQVHSPSSWANHLHSSPSCHLFISIIIVLLHMV
- the LOC128177998 gene encoding hemicentin-2-like isoform X2 — encoded protein: MLLLQSLWIINTLILLTNSAFGSRHGVSGRYPIPKFMETDTNLTASAGDRAVLVCRVENLGTREIIWRKLPSVTPLTIGGYVYVNDVTISVEHARESEDWKLIISGAHSRHSGEYECQVPTADKQMRKQFYLTVTEKSDRFPHQSHSKEVIYISDRQHVNTDEPFEISCNATGDDFVPDNIDWFKNGQKLQSDVEKGVSIKFSVSMETKTIKSTFRVAHANMTDAGTYTCRTSNSLVESTSVVVLYATSKNSKRVIYPEQVHSPSSWANHLHSSPSCHLFISIIIVLLHMV